A single Gadus chalcogrammus isolate NIFS_2021 unplaced genomic scaffold, NIFS_Gcha_1.0 GACHA066, whole genome shotgun sequence DNA region contains:
- the LOC130378120 gene encoding zinc finger protein ZFP2-like isoform X1, whose protein sequence is MSSHSEELKILSVYGKGEGPLAEDGHDTLFTASEVEALNSLSADHSAAKSQERGERLVCREELSVQQQTPDTISIKVEEDIGGGLPAVEDCDAFGDRSTQCGATSEILGVVAPGSSHMSSHSEELLQTPDTISIKVEEDIGGGMPAVEENDIRDCSTQRSATSESLRVDAPGSMHSGELRILSFYGQGEGPLAVDGHDTLFAASDAEALSSLSADHSVAKTLNCSVRLFRLEELTGHQGCSKGRPGVLCGKVIPYNANMIVHMRTHSGEKPYRCDQCPKRFSQNNILKNHMRTHSGEKPYQCDQCTKCFSLKGNLKIHMRTHSGEKPYKCDQCTMRFSQNNILKDHMTTHSGEKPYKCDQCTKCFSLKGNLKIHMRTHSGEKPYKCDQCTMRFSQNNILKNHMTTHSGAKPYKCDQCTKCFSLKGNLKIHMRTHSGEKPYKCDQCTMRFSQNNILKNHMTTHSGAKPYKCDQCTKCFSLKGNLKIHLRTHSGEKPCVCLHCNASYSDPSNFRLHMLKHTLARGNGTL, encoded by the exons atgtccagccacagcgaggaactgaagatcctgagcgtctacggaaaaggggagggcccactggcagaggacggccatgacaccctcttcaccgcgtcagaagtggaggccctgaactcgctgtctgcggaccacagcgcggccaagagccaggagcgcggcgagcggctggtctgccgtgaggagctgagtgtgcag cagcagaccccagacaccatatcaatcaaggttgaagaggatattggtggaggcttgcccgccgtag aagactgcgatgccttcggagaccgtagcactcagtgtggcgccacctcagagattctgggtgtggtcgcccctggctcctcccacatgtccagtcacagcgaggaactgctg cagaccccagacaccatttcaatcaaggttgaagaggatattggtggaggcatgcccgccgtag aagaaaatgacatcagagactgcagcacgcagcgcagcgccacctcggagagtctgcgtgtggacgcccctggctccatgcacagcggggagctgcgcatcctgagcttctacggacaaggggagggccctctggcggttgacggccatgacaccctctttgccgcgtcagatgcggaggccttgagctcgctgtcagctgaccacagcgtggccaagaccCTGAACTGCAGTGTGCGGCTCttccgccttgaggagctgactgggcatcagggctgcagcaagggccggcccggtgtcttgtgtggaaaggttattccctacaatgccaatatgatcgtccacatgaggactcactccggcgagaagccctacaggtgtgaccaatgcccgaagcgcttcagtcagaatAACATCCTGAAgaaccacatgaggactcactccggggagaagccctaccagtgtgaccaatgcacgaagtgcttcagtctgaaaggcaacctgaagatccacatgaggactcattccggcgagaagccctacaagtgtgaccaatgcacgatgcgcttTAGTCAGAATAACATCCTCAAGGACCACATGacgactcactccggggagaagccctacaagtgtgaccaatgcacaaagtgcttcagtctgaaaggcaacctgaagatccacatgaggactcactccggcgagaagccctacaagtgtgaccaatgcacgatgcgcttcagtcagaaTAACATCCTCAAGAACCACATGACGACTCACTCCGGGgcgaagccctacaagtgtgaccaatgcacgaagtgcttcagtctgaaaggcaacctgaagatccacatgaggactcactccggggagaagccctacaagtgtgaccaatgcacgatgcgcttcagtcagaaTAACATCCTCAAGAACCACATGACGACTCACTCCGGGgcgaagccctacaagtgtgaccaatgcacgaagtgcttcagtctgaaaggcaacctgaagatccacctgaggactcactctggggagaagccctgcgtgtgtctgcactGCAACGCCAGCTACAGCGACCCAAGCAATTTTCGTttgcacatgctcaagcacacttTGGCACGGGGTAACGGGACGCTTTGA
- the LOC130378120 gene encoding zinc finger protein ZFP2-like isoform X2 codes for MSSHSEELKILSVYGKGEGPLAEDGHDTLFTASEVEALNSLSADHSAAKSQERGERLVCREELSVQQTPDTISIKVEEDIGGGLPAVEDCDAFGDRSTQCGATSEILGVVAPGSSHMSSHSEELLQQTPDTISIKVEEDIGGGMPAVEENDIRDCSTQRSATSESLRVDAPGSMHSGELRILSFYGQGEGPLAVDGHDTLFAASDAEALSSLSADHSVAKTLNCSVRLFRLEELTGHQGCSKGRPGVLCGKVIPYNANMIVHMRTHSGEKPYRCDQCPKRFSQNNILKNHMRTHSGEKPYQCDQCTKCFSLKGNLKIHMRTHSGEKPYKCDQCTMRFSQNNILKDHMTTHSGEKPYKCDQCTKCFSLKGNLKIHMRTHSGEKPYKCDQCTMRFSQNNILKNHMTTHSGAKPYKCDQCTKCFSLKGNLKIHMRTHSGEKPYKCDQCTMRFSQNNILKNHMTTHSGAKPYKCDQCTKCFSLKGNLKIHLRTHSGEKPCVCLHCNASYSDPSNFRLHMLKHTLARGNGTL; via the exons atgtccagccacagcgaggaactgaagatcctgagcgtctacggaaaaggggagggcccactggcagaggacggccatgacaccctcttcaccgcgtcagaagtggaggccctgaactcgctgtctgcggaccacagcgcggccaagagccaggagcgcggcgagcggctggtctgccgtgaggagctgagtgtgcag cagaccccagacaccatatcaatcaaggttgaagaggatattggtggaggcttgcccgccgtag aagactgcgatgccttcggagaccgtagcactcagtgtggcgccacctcagagattctgggtgtggtcgcccctggctcctcccacatgtccagtcacagcgaggaactgctg cagcagaccccagacaccatttcaatcaaggttgaagaggatattggtggaggcatgcccgccgtag aagaaaatgacatcagagactgcagcacgcagcgcagcgccacctcggagagtctgcgtgtggacgcccctggctccatgcacagcggggagctgcgcatcctgagcttctacggacaaggggagggccctctggcggttgacggccatgacaccctctttgccgcgtcagatgcggaggccttgagctcgctgtcagctgaccacagcgtggccaagaccCTGAACTGCAGTGTGCGGCTCttccgccttgaggagctgactgggcatcagggctgcagcaagggccggcccggtgtcttgtgtggaaaggttattccctacaatgccaatatgatcgtccacatgaggactcactccggcgagaagccctacaggtgtgaccaatgcccgaagcgcttcagtcagaatAACATCCTGAAgaaccacatgaggactcactccggggagaagccctaccagtgtgaccaatgcacgaagtgcttcagtctgaaaggcaacctgaagatccacatgaggactcattccggcgagaagccctacaagtgtgaccaatgcacgatgcgcttTAGTCAGAATAACATCCTCAAGGACCACATGacgactcactccggggagaagccctacaagtgtgaccaatgcacaaagtgcttcagtctgaaaggcaacctgaagatccacatgaggactcactccggcgagaagccctacaagtgtgaccaatgcacgatgcgcttcagtcagaaTAACATCCTCAAGAACCACATGACGACTCACTCCGGGgcgaagccctacaagtgtgaccaatgcacgaagtgcttcagtctgaaaggcaacctgaagatccacatgaggactcactccggggagaagccctacaagtgtgaccaatgcacgatgcgcttcagtcagaaTAACATCCTCAAGAACCACATGACGACTCACTCCGGGgcgaagccctacaagtgtgaccaatgcacgaagtgcttcagtctgaaaggcaacctgaagatccacctgaggactcactctggggagaagccctgcgtgtgtctgcactGCAACGCCAGCTACAGCGACCCAAGCAATTTTCGTttgcacatgctcaagcacacttTGGCACGGGGTAACGGGACGCTTTGA
- the LOC130378120 gene encoding zinc finger protein ZFP2-like isoform X3 — protein sequence MSSHSEELKILSVYGKGEGPLAEDGHDTLFTASEVEALNSLSADHSAAKSQERGERLVCREELSVQQQTPDTISIKVEEDIGGGLPAVEDCDAFGDRSTQCGATSEILGVVAPGSSHMSSHSEELLQQTPDTISIKVEEDIGGGMPAVEENDIRDCSTQRSATSESLRVDAPGSMHSGELRILSFYGQGEGPLAVDGHDTLFAASDAEALSSLSADHSVAKTLNCSVRLFRLEELTGHQGCSKGRPGVLCGKVIPYNANMIVHMRTHSGEKPYRCDQCPKRFSQNNILKNHMRTHSGEKPYQCDQCTKCFSLKGNLKIHMRTHSGEKPYKCDQCTMRFSQNNILKDHMTTHSGEKPYKCDQCTKCFSLKGNLKIHMRTHSGEKPYKCDQCTMRFSQNNILKNHMTTHSGAKPYKCDQCTKCFSLKGNLKIHMRTHSGEKPYKCDQCTMRFSQNNILKNHMTTHSGAKPYKCDQCTKCFSLKGNLKIHLRTHSGEKPCVCLHCNASYSDPSNFRLHMLKHTLARGNGTL from the exons atgtccagccacagcgaggaactgaagatcctgagcgtctacggaaaaggggagggcccactggcagaggacggccatgacaccctcttcaccgcgtcagaagtggaggccctgaactcgctgtctgcggaccacagcgcggccaagagccaggagcgcggcgagcggctggtctgccgtgaggagctgagtgtgcag cagcagaccccagacaccatatcaatcaaggttgaagaggatattggtggaggcttgcccgccgtag aagactgcgatgccttcggagaccgtagcactcagtgtggcgccacctcagagattctgggtgtggtcgcccctggctcctcccacatgtccagtcacagcgaggaactgctg cagcagaccccagacaccatttcaatcaaggttgaagaggatattggtggaggcatgcccgccgtag aagaaaatgacatcagagactgcagcacgcagcgcagcgccacctcggagagtctgcgtgtggacgcccctggctccatgcacagcggggagctgcgcatcctgagcttctacggacaaggggagggccctctggcggttgacggccatgacaccctctttgccgcgtcagatgcggaggccttgagctcgctgtcagctgaccacagcgtggccaagaccCTGAACTGCAGTGTGCGGCTCttccgccttgaggagctgactgggcatcagggctgcagcaagggccggcccggtgtcttgtgtggaaaggttattccctacaatgccaatatgatcgtccacatgaggactcactccggcgagaagccctacaggtgtgaccaatgcccgaagcgcttcagtcagaatAACATCCTGAAgaaccacatgaggactcactccggggagaagccctaccagtgtgaccaatgcacgaagtgcttcagtctgaaaggcaacctgaagatccacatgaggactcattccggcgagaagccctacaagtgtgaccaatgcacgatgcgcttTAGTCAGAATAACATCCTCAAGGACCACATGacgactcactccggggagaagccctacaagtgtgaccaatgcacaaagtgcttcagtctgaaaggcaacctgaagatccacatgaggactcactccggcgagaagccctacaagtgtgaccaatgcacgatgcgcttcagtcagaaTAACATCCTCAAGAACCACATGACGACTCACTCCGGGgcgaagccctacaagtgtgaccaatgcacgaagtgcttcagtctgaaaggcaacctgaagatccacatgaggactcactccggggagaagccctacaagtgtgaccaatgcacgatgcgcttcagtcagaaTAACATCCTCAAGAACCACATGACGACTCACTCCGGGgcgaagccctacaagtgtgaccaatgcacgaagtgcttcagtctgaaaggcaacctgaagatccacctgaggactcactctggggagaagccctgcgtgtgtctgcactGCAACGCCAGCTACAGCGACCCAAGCAATTTTCGTttgcacatgctcaagcacacttTGGCACGGGGTAACGGGACGCTTTGA